Sequence from the Deinococcus aerophilus genome:
GCGTCAGTGCGCCGGGGTTGATCACGATTCCGGTAAAGCCCTGCTCCTGCGCTTCCTGCACCCATTCCAGCAGCTGGCCCTCGAAGTTGCTCTGACGAAAGGTGACGGTCTCGCCAAGCTCTGCGCCCCACGCCTCACACTGCCGCTCCAGGTCCTCAATGGTCTGTGAACCGTATACACCCGGTTCGCGCAGGCCGAGGCGATTGAGGTTGGGGCCGTTGAGGATCAGCAGCATGGATGGAGGGTAGCAGGGCCGGACGCAGGCGGCAGCGCAAGTCGGGATACGTCGAGATACAGGAGAGAGGCGCAGAAGGGCCCGGCGAAGCTAGCCCGGGCCACCCAGCGAAGCTGACCCCTGAACATCAGCCTGCCAGCGGCCGAACTCCGCCCGCAGGACGGCCTCGGGCACCCGTGCCAGATACGGACGGGCCAGGTCGTGCAGCAGCACAAAGCGCACGCCGTCGGCGTCGGCCTTCTTGTCGCGGGCCATGTAGGGCATGACCTGCTCGAAGGTCAGTGGGGGCAGGGGCGCGGGCCGCTGCCAGCGCAGGAATGCATGGGTGTGGGGCGTCAGGTCGGCTCCACCCAGGGCGCGGGACAGGAGGGCCGCGTAATGCAGGCCGTACCCCACCGCCTCGCCGTGTGGAACCGCATGATGGGTCACCGCTTCCAGCGCGTGTGCCAGCGTGTGGCCGAAGTTCAGAAAGGCACGTTCGCCGCGCTCCGTGGGGTCACGGGTCACCACGCCGGCCTTGACGGCAATGGCGTCGGCCAGGGTGTCTTCCAGATTCGTGCCGCCGGGGCGGAATTCTGGTGAGAGGACCCGCGGCAGCAGGCTGGGATCGGCGATCAGGCCATGCTTGTATGCCTCGGCCGCACCCTCGCGGAAGACCGCATCCGGCAGTGTGGCCAGCGTGTCGGTGTCGCACCACACCGCCTGCGGGGGCCAGAACGCTCCGACCAGATTCTTGCCCTCGGGCAGGTTCACGCCGGTCTTGCCGCCCACCGCCGCGTCCACCATACCCAGCAGGGTGGTGGGGGCGGTGTAGAACGCCACCCCGCGCAGGTAACTCGCCGCCGCAAAACCGGCCAGATCGGTCGCCGCGCCGCCGCCCAGTCCCACCACCGCGCCGTCACGCGGAATGTTCGCGGCGGCCAGTCGCGACAGCACGCCGCTCAGCACCTCCAGCGTCTTGCAGTCATCCCGGGCGGGCACGGCGATGGTCTCGGTGGGGGAGAGGGCGGCCTGGGCGCGCTCCACGAAGGCGGCGGGCAGGTCGGCCGGATGAATCAGGGCGATGTGGCGCTGGGGCACCTGCAGGCCGCGCAGCAGCCCCGGCCCCACCGTGACCGTATAGGGCGGCGGGCCACCAACTTCAATCTGCCGCACGGTCGCTCACGGCCTCGGCCTCGGGGCGCTCGGTCCAGGCGTGGTAGGCGTCGGACCACGCCCACAGTCGCTCGATGATCTCCTCCACGATCTCCTCGGAGGGCCGCCCGTCGCTGTGAACGTGGATGGTGCCCTGGCGGTACACACCCTCACGCTCGTCCATCAGGCTGCGGATGCGGCCCAGGGGGTCCTCGACGCGCAGCAGCGGACGGTCGCTGTGCTTGGTGCGCTGATAGACGGTCTCGGGCGTGGCCCACAGCACGACGACCGGGCCGCGTTCCAGCAGGGCGCGGCGGTTGTCCTCATGAATGAAGGTGCCCCCCCCCAGACTGATGACCGCGTGTTCCAGCCGCGACACCCGGCGCACGACCTCGGCCTCGCAGGCGCGGAAGTAGCTCTCGCCCTCCTGTGCGAACACCTCGGGAATGCTCTTGCCCACCACCCTGGTAATCAGCTTGTCGGTGTCCACGAAATGCAGCGCCAGCGCACGGGAAAGTTCCCAACCCACACGGCTTTTTCCGGTTCCCATGAAGCCTGCCAGAGCCACCCAGTCGACTGGGCGTTCGATCAGGCCCGAACTGAACATGGGGGACAGTCTAAGCGACTCGCCCGTAAGCGGCGTAACAATGGCACGATCTGAGGCTGCTTCCGGCGGCTCGGGTGGGAAAGTCAACAGCCCGTGCAGGGCGTGCTGCACACGCTCGGCGAGGAGGCCGGTGAGCGGGGTATCAGGCGGGGCGGGCGCGGAGGCCGCTGCCCCAGCAGGATCGGCACCCATGACGGTCAGTAGGTCTGGGCGTAGGCGCGGGCCGCCGATACGCGCTCCTGCACCTCGGCCAGGGTATCGCCGCCGAACTTTTCCAGGACCGCGTCGGCGAGCACCCAGCCGATCACGCACTGCAGAATCACCCCGGCGGCGGGCACGGCGGTGGTGTCGCTGCGCTCACGGGCCGCGTCGGAGGCCTCGTGAGACACGACATTCACAGTGGGCAGCGGTTTCATCAGCGTGGCAATCGGCTTCATGGCGACCCGCACGACCAGTTCCTCGCCGTTGGTCATGCCGGCCTCCAGCCCGCCCGCGCCGTTGGTGTCGCGGGCGTAGGTGCCCTCCCGGTAATGAATGGCGTCGTGGACGCCGCTGCCGGCCTTCAGGGCATTGTCGAAGGCCCGTCCGACCTCCACGCCCTTCATGGCCTGCACGCTCAGGCACGCCTGGGCAATGCGTCCGTCGAGTTTGCGGTCCCAGTGGACGAAGCTGCCCAGGCCCACCGGCAGCCCCCGGAAGCGCACCTCCAGGATGCCGCCCAGCGTGTCGCCGTCCTTCTTGGCCGCGTCGATGCGCTCGCGCATCTGCTGCGCGGCGTCGGCGTCGGGTGTGCGCAGATCGCTGTCCTCAATGGCGTCCAGGGCGTCCCAGCTGAAGGCCTGCCGGGTCTCGATGCCGGCCAGGCTCGCCACGTAGTTCGCGCCCTGCACGCCCAGTTCCGAGAGCAGCTTGAGGGTCACGCTGCCGACCGCCACCCGCGCGGCCGTCTCGCGGGCGCTGGCGCGTTCCAGCACGTCGCGCAGGTCCTTGTGGCGGTACTTGATGCCGCCGGTGAGATCGGCGTGGCCGGGGCGGGCGTCGGTCAGGGCCTTCTTGCGCGGCTCGCCCCCCGGCTCGGGCGACATGATCTCGGTCCAGTTGCGGTGGTCCTTGTTCTCGATGGCCAGCGTGATGGGCGCACCCGTGGTCCGGCCTGCCCGCACGCCGCTGAGGATGGCCGCCTCGTCGGTCTCGATGACCATGCGCCGCCCGCGTCCGTAACCGCCCTGCCGCCGCCGCAGCCACGGATCGATGTCGCCCTTGCCCAGCGGCAGACCCGACGGCACCCCCTCGATGATGGCCGTCAGCTGCGGCCCGTGTGATTCCCCGGCGGTCAGATACCTCATATGGATGGACTGTAGCGCCCGCCCGTCCGGCGGCCCCACACCATGACCAAACAGGGGCCGGGGCAACACGAAAACGTCCCCACGCCGGAGCGGGGGACGCTGGAAGGAGAAGGGGGGCTTTACTGAACGATGGTCCCCGTGATGACCACCAGCAGTTGGGACTGTGTGCGGTTGGTGCTCTGTTTTCCGAAGGCTGCGCCGATCACCGGGAGGCTGCTCAGGAAGGGCGTGCCTGCCTTGGTGTTGCTTTCCTTGGTGCTGAGCAGCCCGCTCAGGAGCACCGTCTGACCGCTTTTGAAGGTGATCAGGCTCTGCGCCTCGCTGTTGGTGAACTGCAGGACGTTGGGCAGTCCCGTTTCGGGGATCGGGCTGGTCAGGGAGTTGACCTGACCGCGCACCCGCAGGGTAATCGAGCCGTCGGGGGCGACCTGGGGGCTGAAGAAGTCCAGGTTCACGCCGTAATCGATCTGCTTTTCAATGTTGCCCGCGCTGGACGGGATGTTCAGTTCCAGGCGTCCGCCGCTCTTGATGCTCGCCGCCGCCGCGCTGGAGGCATTCTGGGTGTTGCCGCCGCCGCCCAGCGAACGCTGCCCGCTCTGCATGGTTACCGAGCCGTCATAGACGCTCTTGGACATGCCCTGAGATTCCAGGGCGTTCAGGGTCGGCCCCAGGTTGAAGCCCACCAGGCTGCGGGTGGGGTCGAAGGAGGCCGCCAGCCCGCCGCCGCCCAGGCTGACATTGAAGCCGCCGAAGCCGAGTTTCCAGTCCACGCCCAGGCTGCGCGCCGCCGTCTCGTTGATCTCCTGAATGCGGACCTGCACGTTGATCTGCGGAACGACCCGGTCGAGCTGCGGCACCAGCTCGGCGATCTGCTCCACCTGGGTCTGGGTGCCGCGCACGATCAGCGAGTTGGTTCGCACGTCGGCGATGATGGTCGCTCCGTCCGGGGTTGTGGCCGCCGGGGTCGCCTTCTGGGCGGCCGCGTCGGTCTGACCCGCGCTGGTCTTGGTGGTCGGCACGGTCACGGTCACGGCGTTGCCGTTGGCGTCGGTGGCGTTGACCGGCACGTTGGCGAGGTTCGGGGTGGCGGGCGTCAGGTCACGGGCCAGCGTGCCTTCCAGGGTGGCCTTGACCTCCTCGGCGCTGGCATTGATCAGGGTAAAGACGCGCTGGACGGTCTGGGCTCCCGCCGCCACCGGTGCGGCGCGGTCCACCTGGGCCACCAACGCCAGGGCCGCGTCAATCTGGGTCTGGGTGCCGGAGAGGATCAGCTGACCGGTGGTGCCGACCGGCGTGATCCGGAGCTCGGGGTACTGGGCCTTGAACACGGCGCTGATGTCGTCCTGCTGCCCCTTGACGGTGTAGACGCGCTGCACGATCTGGGGCGGCTGCACGGCGGTGACGGGGGAAGCCTGTCCGTTGTTTTGGGCCGCGATGATCTGCGAGAGCAGCCGCTCGACCTGCGCGACTTCCTGGTTGGTGCCCCGGATGATGATGCTGTTGGAGGTGGGTTCGGCGACGATGCGCATGGTGGGCGAGTCGAGGATGATCTCTTCCTGGGTCGCCTCGGTGGTGCTCGCACTGGCCTGAGGTCCGGCCGCATTGGTCTGGCTGCTGGTGATCTGCTTCAGACTGCCAAAGGACAGCTTGAGCTGACGCTCGGTGGCCGCCGCGCTCAGGGCGCTGGGCAGCCGGACAATCTTCTGGATAGGCTTGATGCCCACGCGCAGCACCGGCTTGCTGCCGATGGACAGCGACTCGTAGCTCAGGCCATAGATGTCGAGCACCAGGGGCCAGACCTCATTGAAGGGCTTGTTCTTGAAGGAGTAGCCCACGATGTTGCTGGCGTCGGTGGCGGCTGCCGGGGTGCCGGGGGGCATGACCGAGACGCTGTTGGCCTTCAACACCGCGTCCACGGACGGCTCGATGATGATCTCGTAGCCCGCGCTCATCGCCAGGGCAATCAGCATGGAGGCGAGGTCGCTGCCCGTGCGCCGGACCTCGAAGGTGACGGCGGACCCCGACAGCTGGGGATCGGCGATGCGGGCGCTGGAGGGCAGCGACAGGGGGGACGTGGGGGCGGGAGCGGTCTGCGCGGCGGCCATGCCGAGCGCGGCGGTCAGCAGGAGTGCGAATCGGTTAATCATGGCTCACCTTTTGTCCAGTGCGAGGGTTTTGAGGTCGTTGCCGAGGGCCAGGACGGCGCTGTTCGTGCTGACTTCCTTGACCGTGACCTGAGAATCGGGAAGGGTCTGTCCCACCGCAACGACCACGAAGCCGTCCTTGCTGCGGAAGATGGCGGTGTTCACCGGCCCGAGCACTGCGGCGTCGAAGGCCAGGTCATGGGCCTGCAGGTACTGTTCCAGCGGGTTGGCGGCAGGAGCAGACGCGTCCGGGGAACCGGCGGCCTGACCGCCCAGGCCCAGCTGCGTGATGACCTGAGGCGTGCCTGGGGTGGGCAGGCTGGTGGGGGCGTCTCCAGCGGCGCCGAGGCCAGCGCTGGGGTTGCCGGGGGCGGTCGTGCCGACGGTCGGAGCACTGGGCGCGGGGGTGGCTCCGGCCGGGGAGGGGGCCGGGGTGCCCGCCGCAGGCACACGGGTCACCTGGGGCACGCGCACGCCGGTGACGGGCGGAACGATGGGCTTGGGCGGGGGAACGACCACCGGTGCCGGTGCCGGTGCCGGCACGGCGGGAGTGGCCGCCATGGGGTTGGCCGGGCTGGGCAGCGCCGCGCTGCCGTCGCCTCCGGGAATCACGGGGATGGGGAGGGCGCCGCCGCTGATCGGGCTGTCGGCAATGGGAGCGCCGCTGACCGGGCCGGACGCCACGCTGACGCTGCCGCTGGCACCGGGAATGGGGCTGAGGGCCAGCGGGCCGGTGCCGGCAGTATTGACCGGCGACAGGGCCACGGGCGCGGCGGGGCGCGGCACACTCACCGGTGCGCTGGCGGTCGGCACGGGCGCAATCGTGGGGGCGGGGGCCGCCGCGCTTCCGGGCTGCTCGTCGAGGTTCAGGGGACGGAACGGGTTGGCGCTGGGCGCCGTGGCCACCACGGCCTGCGGGTTGATGCCGCTGGGGGCCGCCGGAGGAGCCGTTTCTTCAGGCGCCGTGGGAAAGGGAGGAATGGTCTCGACCTCTACCGGGCCGTTCGCCTCGACGGTCAGGGCAGGGCTGGGAGCGCTGGCATCAGAGGGGGTTCCGGCGGGCGCGACCGGTACGGTCTGCGGTACGGGGGCGGGCGTGGGGCGGGGTCCACTGCTGGCCGGGGCGCTGGCAGCGCCGTCAGGCTGCGGTCCGGCCAGCTCTTCGGCGTCACGGCTGCTCGTCCACAGGTACCACGCGCCGATCAGCGCCACCATCACGAGCAGCAGCAGCAGCAGCTTCATCTCGCGGGACAGGGCCACGGCAGAAACCTTCGTGGGGGCCTTCTGGACGGTCTGCTCGGGCTGGGTGGCTTTCTCGGGGGCGCGCGTCACTGGACTCCTCCTGGCGTGCTGGCCGGGGCGGGGGGGGCGCTCGGGGCACTGGGGGCGGACGTCTCGCCGGCGGGCGCGCTGGCCGCCTGCGCCGGGTCGAAGGTGTAGACCGTCAGGCCCAGCGTGCCCTCCAGATCAGGATTGAAGCTGGTCGCGGTGGGCAGCTGAAACGCCACGCTGCTCACGGTGGTAAAGCGCCCGGCAGTCTCCAGCGTCCGCAGCGTCTCGAACAGCTGCGAGAACTTTCCGCTGATGCCCAGGTTCAGCCCGATGGGCCGGACGCCGCCGGGAAGCCCGTCTGCCTGACCGCCCTGCACGGTGAAGTTGTTCATGGTCGCGCCGGTGGCCGCCGTGGTCTGGCGCAAACCGTCGAGGACGGAGCCGAAATTGGCGGTGCTGGGCAACGCAGTGAGAAATTCCTGCTGGGTGACGCGCAGCTGGGCCACGTTCTCGCGCAGGGCCGGCACCTGGGCCACGTTGGAGCGCAGTTTGATGGCCTGGGTCTGCAGCGGTTCCAGCTGGCCGCTCAGATCTGCGATCTGCTGCTGCCGGGGCTGGAAACGCAGGACATACCACAGCACGAGCACCAGAAAGCACACCGCGAGCACGATGAGGAAAATGTTTTTGGGAGACAGTCTGTTCTTAGTTGGCACGGCCCGCTCCTTGGGTGGCGGCCGGGGCGGCAGGGGCCGCCGCCGGAGCTGCCGCTGGGTCTGTCGGGGCAGCGGCATCCTGAGCCGCCGCGCCGACGATGCCCACGGTGGCCGAGAAGGTGTACAGCCCCTTGTCCTTGTCGTTTTGCAGCGAGCGGAAGTTCACGCCGAAATTGGGGTCGGTCTCGAAGGTCCTCAGCAGGTTGACCACCGCCTGCTGGTTGCGCGCCGAGCCGGTCAGCTCGACCTCGCGGGTGACGTTCTTGCCCACGTAGATGCCGCCCTGTTGCAGGGTGCCCAGGTTGTCGGCGTTGATGTTGTGAATGCTCATGGTCTGGACCGCCACGCTGCTGTCGTTGGGCAGCCGGGCCGTGAAGGCGGCCAGGTCATTGGTCCAGTAGGTCTTGGTTGCGCGCAGCTGTTCGGCCACCCCGGTCACCTGCTCGAGCTGATTCTTCTCCGCCATCAGGGCCCGGAACTCTCTTTCGGCCGGGCCCAGGGCGGTGATCTCGCCGTTCAGGGCGTCGATCTGGCGCGTCAGGTCGCCCACACGGGTGGCGGTGATCACTTCCGGAATCAGGATGGCCGCGGCGGTCAGCGGAACCAGGGCGTAGGCGGCGAAACGCCACACGCTGGGTTCGGAGCGCACGCGGTACTGCGCGGGCAGCAGGTTGATCTCAATCACGGCCGCTCACCCCCCGCAGCGCCAGCCCCAGCGGCACCGTGAACTCCGGCGCATTGACCTGCAGGTAGCCGGTATCCACGTTGGCCTGATCGGTCTGCACGCTCAGCCACGGGCTGGCGATCTCGACCCGGAAGCCCAGTGCGTCGCTGATGGCCGCCGCCAGGCCGCGCAGCTTGGCCCCGCCGCCGGAAAGAAAGGTCCGGTCAATCACCACGTCGCCGCTCTGCACGCGGTAGAACTCCAGCGACCGGCGGATCTCGGTGATCAGGTCTCCCAGCACGGGCCGCACAACCTCGAAGACCCGCGCCGGACTGTACTGCTCGCGCGCCATGTCGAAGTTGAGCAGGTCCTCCTCGTCCTCGGTGGGGGTGGTCGCCGTGGCGTAGCCCATCTTGACGTCCTCGGCGGCGTTGAAGTCCAGATCGAAGGCTTTTTGCAGCGCGGTGGTGAAGTCGTCGGCCGCCACGTTGATGTTGCGGGTCATCAGAACCCGTTCGCCGCGCACCAGATTGATCACCGAGCTGCTCGCGCCGATCTCCATGGTCAGCGCCACCTCGTCGGCCTCGGTGTAGTTGATGCCCGACAGGGTGGTCTTGTTGAGGTGCTCGCCCAGCAGGTTGCCGCGCAGGGCCCGCAGCGCCGAGAAGCTCTTGAGGTCGATCACCGTGGGTTCCAGGCCCGCGAGCCGCAGCACCTCGATCTGCCGGGCCACCGCTTCGGTGGGGGCAGCGGCGATCACGACCTCCATCTGGCCGTCCTCGGGGATGGTGGCGGGGTCGTCGAGCAGGTCGAAGTCCATGCTCACGTCATCAATGGGGTACGGAATGTAGCGCTCGGCCTCCCACTTGATGGCCTCCTGAAGGTCCTTGCGGTCCATCTTGGGCACCATGATGTTGCGCGTCACGGCCGACTGATTGGGCACGGCGGTGACGGCGTAGCGGGTGGTGATGCGGTGCTCGGCGAGCAGGCCCTTGAGCGCGGTGGCGACGGCCTGCGGCTCGATCACCATGCCGTCGCGCATGCTGCCGACGGGTGTGGGGGTCATCACGGCGTGTTGCAGTGACGGCGGCGCGCCGGCCTTCAGCACCACCACCTTGATGGCGCTGGTGCCGATCTCCACACCCAGCGCGGTGGGCCGCGGATTGACTAAGCGTTGAATAAAACTCGACATTCTCCCTCCAGAAGGGGGTGGATTTAAGGGTTTCTCATCTGGTGGAGCCTGTCTGGGGGCCGATGAGGAGAACATGGCTGCGGGCGAGGGGGCCGGGAAAGGAGAGGCGCATGGACGCCTTCATGCAACCATTCCACCGCTTACCGAACTCTGACACCCTCCGTATGCGCTGCCATGCGGGCTTTTTCTGTGCCTGACCGCCCGGTTCCGGCGTCCCGCACTTGCCTGTCCCCAGGCAACATGAAGGGCCGGACCCCGGCGCACAGAGCGGCGGAGCAGAAGGGGGGCCCGCAGCCAAGCGGTCCCGAGGTCAGCGCTCCTGCAGGTCTACGCCAAAGGACCGCACCTGGCCGTCCGGGCTGACGGTCACGACCTCCGAGCCGACGAGGCCGACCCGGCCCGGTCCGTGGGCTACCGTGGCCACCACCCGGCCCGTCGCGTCGAGCCGCTCTAGCCGGGTGCCACTCAGGCGGTAGCGGCCAGACACGGTGACCACTGCGGGCAGATCCGCCGACTGTGCCCCGGTGGGTGTGGCCACCAGCAGCGGTCCAGCTCCCTGTTCCAGCCGCGCGCCGTCGGAAACACGCATCAGGTTGCCTGCCAGCAGCACGTAATCGTTGCCGTCTCCGCCGGTCAGGGCCGCGGTGGGGCCGCCGATCACCCCGCGGGTGTCGGCCCCCGCATAGGTGACGGCGCTGCCGTCCTCGCGGTAGATCCGGGTGGTGCTCAGGGCGGTGACCCGGCCCGCCACCACGGTCTGTGCCGAGCGGTCCAACGTGACCACCGCGCCCGGCCCCGGAACAGCGGCCCAGGCGTCTCCACCGTTCCAGCCCACGTCCACGGCGGGCGGTAGTTTGGGGCAGTTTGGCCGGTAGGAGGGCGCGCGCGCCACGCACGCCCGACCGCCCGCAACCCACGCCACGCCCTCGGGACCAAAGGCGGCGCGGAAGGTGGGGTCGGCCGGCGCGGCCGTGGAGGACGGGGCGGCCCTGACCACGGGCCGGGTGGGTGCGGGGACACAGGCGGCCAGCACACACAGGCCGAAAGCCACGGTCAACAGGGAGCGCATGCGGCCATTGTTCCTGGCCCCCGGCTGAGGGGCGTGAGGCGGCTGGCTCTTCAGCCGGGCCTCCCGTCCGCATCCCGATGGCGCAGCAGGGCGTCCACCACCACATCCAGCCCCACGCCCTCCTGGGCCCGCCGCTCGGGGGTCCAGGAGATGCCCCGGCTGGCCTTGACGAGCACCACGTCGCCGTCCCGGACCTCGCTGAGCAGATCGGTCAGCAACTCGGGCACGCTGGCATGGGCCCGTTCCCCCAGTTCGGCGGCAAAGGCCCCCACGCCGAAGGTCAGATCGGCACACGCCCGCGCTTCCCGGCCCACGGCCGCGTGCAACTCGCGCTCGGTCTCGCCGAGTTCCAGCATGCGCCCCAGTACGCTGATGCGGCGGCCGGGCAGGGCATGCAGGGCGTTCAGTGCGGCGCTGACGGCCACCGGTGAGGCGTTGTAGGCATCGTCAATCACGGTGAAGCGGCCTCCGTGCACGCGGTAGCGCCCGCCCGGGACGCTGACCTCGCCCAGTCTTCCGGCCGCCTCTGCCACGTTCAGCCCCGCTCGCTGTGCCAGCACCAGCCCCAGGACGGCAGCCTCAGCCTGGACGCGGGCGGCCAGGGGAAGGCTCACCGTCTGGCCGCCGAAGGTGAAGGTGACGCCCTGTGGAGTGATGCTCAGTTCCTGGCCTGCGTGCGTCACATTCCCGAATCCATAGCTCTCGACCCCTGGACGGTCAGCGTAGAACGGCGCGGCCTGTGCCCCCACCAGCCCGCGCACTCTCTCCAGCAGGACGCCCTTCTCGCGGGCGATGTTCTCTATGCTGCCCAGCTGTTCCAGATGCGCGGGACCGATGCTCGTGACCACCCCCACGTCCGGGCGCACCAGATCCACCAGTTCAGCCATCTCGCCCAGGCGGTCGATGCCCATCTCGACCACCAGCGGCCGGGGCGAGGCTCCGTACTCGATCAGAAAGCACGCGATGGCGGGTGGCGTGTTGTACACCGGCATGAAGTGGGCGCCCAGCGCCGCCGCCGCATAGGCCTTGGCGGTCGTCTTGCCCGCACTGCCGGTGATGCCCACGACCAGGGGATTCCGGGCCCGCTCGGCCCGTGCCCAGGCGAACAGGGCGGCCTGCGCGTCGTCCACCCGCACGGCGCGCGGCACGTCCAGATCGGTGAGTACAAAGGGAGCGCCCGCCTCCAGCGCCGCCTCCACGAAGCGGTTGCCGTGCATCTTCTCGCCGGGCAATGCCACAAAGGCCACCTTGGGAGAGGCCTCGCGCGAGTCCCAGGTCAGGCGGGCGGCAGGCCGGGCCTGCGGGTGAACGGCGGCGGAAAAGGGCAGGGCGGCGTGGGGATCAGGCATCGGGCCCAGGATATTCGCTAGCCTGGAGTGCGTGAGCGACCACCACCTGAACAGCAACCACATCCACACCGTCTGGGACCGGGCGCTGCCCCCCGCGCTGGAGGTCCGGCCCGGTGACACGGTGACCCTCGAGACCCTGGACGCCTCGGACGGAGGAGTGGCGCGGCGGGTGGTGGCCGGAGAGCTGCAGACCCCCGCCGCTCTGGAGGCCCTGATCCGCGCCGATGCGTGTCCTGCCCGTACAGGACCGCGCGGCCACCCGCTGACCGGTCCGGTCTTCGTGGAGGGGGCGCAGCCGGGCGACGCCCTGAAGATCGAGATGCTGGAGATCGTGCCCGCGGCCTGGGGCTGGACCGGCTGTCGTCCGGACGGCATTGGTCTGTTGGACACCGCGCTGGCGGAGGAGGGCCTCCAGCCCTACACCCATTTCTGGGACCTGCGGGCCGGCGGACACACGGAGTTCCTGCCCGGTATCCGCCTGCCCCTCGCACCGTTTCCGGGAGTGGTGGGGGTGGCCCCGGCAGCAGACGGGCCGCACCCCACCGCCCCGCCCCGGCAGGTGGGCGGCAACATGGACATCCGGCAACTGGTGGCCGGCAGCGTGTTGTACTTGCCGGTGGAAGTTCCCGGCGCGCTGCTCTCGGTGGGCGATCTGCACGCTGCCCAGGGCGACGGCGAGCTGTCCGGCACCGGCATCGAGATGGCGGGCCAGATCACGGTGCGGCTCACCCTGGAACGCGGCGCGCAC
This genomic interval carries:
- the aroQ gene encoding type II 3-dehydroquinate dehydratase, with the protein product MLLILNGPNLNRLGLREPGVYGSQTIEDLERQCEAWGAELGETVTFRQSNFEGQLLEWVQEAQEQGFTGIVINPGALTHYSYALRDAISGQPLPVVEVHISNVDAREAFRHVSVTAAVCRGKISGLGFFGYRLAMEYLTESGVGVGA
- the aroB gene encoding 3-dehydroquinate synthase, with product MRQIEVGGPPPYTVTVGPGLLRGLQVPQRHIALIHPADLPAAFVERAQAALSPTETIAVPARDDCKTLEVLSGVLSRLAAANIPRDGAVVGLGGGAATDLAGFAAASYLRGVAFYTAPTTLLGMVDAAVGGKTGVNLPEGKNLVGAFWPPQAVWCDTDTLATLPDAVFREGAAEAYKHGLIADPSLLPRVLSPEFRPGGTNLEDTLADAIAVKAGVVTRDPTERGERAFLNFGHTLAHALEAVTHHAVPHGEAVGYGLHYAALLSRALGGADLTPHTHAFLRWQRPAPLPPLTFEQVMPYMARDKKADADGVRFVLLHDLARPYLARVPEAVLRAEFGRWQADVQGSASLGGPG
- a CDS encoding shikimate kinase translates to MFSSGLIERPVDWVALAGFMGTGKSRVGWELSRALALHFVDTDKLITRVVGKSIPEVFAQEGESYFRACEAEVVRRVSRLEHAVISLGGGTFIHEDNRRALLERGPVVVLWATPETVYQRTKHSDRPLLRVEDPLGRIRSLMDEREGVYRQGTIHVHSDGRPSEEIVEEIIERLWAWSDAYHAWTERPEAEAVSDRAAD
- the aroC gene encoding chorismate synthase; this translates as MRYLTAGESHGPQLTAIIEGVPSGLPLGKGDIDPWLRRRQGGYGRGRRMVIETDEAAILSGVRAGRTTGAPITLAIENKDHRNWTEIMSPEPGGEPRKKALTDARPGHADLTGGIKYRHKDLRDVLERASARETAARVAVGSVTLKLLSELGVQGANYVASLAGIETRQAFSWDALDAIEDSDLRTPDADAAQQMRERIDAAKKDGDTLGGILEVRFRGLPVGLGSFVHWDRKLDGRIAQACLSVQAMKGVEVGRAFDNALKAGSGVHDAIHYREGTYARDTNGAGGLEAGMTNGEELVVRVAMKPIATLMKPLPTVNVVSHEASDAARERSDTTAVPAAGVILQCVIGWVLADAVLEKFGGDTLAEVQERVSAARAYAQTY
- a CDS encoding secretin N-terminal domain-containing protein, whose translation is MINRFALLLTAALGMAAAQTAPAPTSPLSLPSSARIADPQLSGSAVTFEVRRTGSDLASMLIALAMSAGYEIIIEPSVDAVLKANSVSVMPPGTPAAATDASNIVGYSFKNKPFNEVWPLVLDIYGLSYESLSIGSKPVLRVGIKPIQKIVRLPSALSAAATERQLKLSFGSLKQITSSQTNAAGPQASASTTEATQEEIILDSPTMRIVAEPTSNSIIIRGTNQEVAQVERLLSQIIAAQNNGQASPVTAVQPPQIVQRVYTVKGQQDDISAVFKAQYPELRITPVGTTGQLILSGTQTQIDAALALVAQVDRAAPVAAGAQTVQRVFTLINASAEEVKATLEGTLARDLTPATPNLANVPVNATDANGNAVTVTVPTTKTSAGQTDAAAQKATPAATTPDGATIIADVRTNSLIVRGTQTQVEQIAELVPQLDRVVPQINVQVRIQEINETAARSLGVDWKLGFGGFNVSLGGGGLAASFDPTRSLVGFNLGPTLNALESQGMSKSVYDGSVTMQSGQRSLGGGGNTQNASSAAAASIKSGGRLELNIPSSAGNIEKQIDYGVNLDFFSPQVAPDGSITLRVRGQVNSLTSPIPETGLPNVLQFTNSEAQSLITFKSGQTVLLSGLLSTKESNTKAGTPFLSSLPVIGAAFGKQSTNRTQSQLLVVITGTIVQ
- a CDS encoding type 4a pilus biogenesis protein PilO translates to MLAVCFLVLVLWYVLRFQPRQQQIADLSGQLEPLQTQAIKLRSNVAQVPALRENVAQLRVTQQEFLTALPSTANFGSVLDGLRQTTAATGATMNNFTVQGGQADGLPGGVRPIGLNLGISGKFSQLFETLRTLETAGRFTTVSSVAFQLPTATSFNPDLEGTLGLTVYTFDPAQAASAPAGETSAPSAPSAPPAPASTPGGVQ
- a CDS encoding fimbrial assembly protein, translating into MIEINLLPAQYRVRSEPSVWRFAAYALVPLTAAAILIPEVITATRVGDLTRQIDALNGEITALGPAEREFRALMAEKNQLEQVTGVAEQLRATKTYWTNDLAAFTARLPNDSSVAVQTMSIHNINADNLGTLQQGGIYVGKNVTREVELTGSARNQQAVVNLLRTFETDPNFGVNFRSLQNDKDKGLYTFSATVGIVGAAAQDAAAPTDPAAAPAAAPAAPAATQGAGRAN
- the pilM gene encoding type IV pilus assembly protein PilM; translated protein: MSSFIQRLVNPRPTALGVEIGTSAIKVVVLKAGAPPSLQHAVMTPTPVGSMRDGMVIEPQAVATALKGLLAEHRITTRYAVTAVPNQSAVTRNIMVPKMDRKDLQEAIKWEAERYIPYPIDDVSMDFDLLDDPATIPEDGQMEVVIAAAPTEAVARQIEVLRLAGLEPTVIDLKSFSALRALRGNLLGEHLNKTTLSGINYTEADEVALTMEIGASSSVINLVRGERVLMTRNINVAADDFTTALQKAFDLDFNAAEDVKMGYATATTPTEDEEDLLNFDMAREQYSPARVFEVVRPVLGDLITEIRRSLEFYRVQSGDVVIDRTFLSGGGAKLRGLAAAISDALGFRVEIASPWLSVQTDQANVDTGYLQVNAPEFTVPLGLALRGVSGRD
- the murF gene encoding UDP-N-acetylmuramoyl-tripeptide--D-alanyl-D-alanine ligase, translating into MPDPHAALPFSAAVHPQARPAARLTWDSREASPKVAFVALPGEKMHGNRFVEAALEAGAPFVLTDLDVPRAVRVDDAQAALFAWARAERARNPLVVGITGSAGKTTAKAYAAAALGAHFMPVYNTPPAIACFLIEYGASPRPLVVEMGIDRLGEMAELVDLVRPDVGVVTSIGPAHLEQLGSIENIAREKGVLLERVRGLVGAQAAPFYADRPGVESYGFGNVTHAGQELSITPQGVTFTFGGQTVSLPLAARVQAEAAVLGLVLAQRAGLNVAEAAGRLGEVSVPGGRYRVHGGRFTVIDDAYNASPVAVSAALNALHALPGRRISVLGRMLELGETERELHAAVGREARACADLTFGVGAFAAELGERAHASVPELLTDLLSEVRDGDVVLVKASRGISWTPERRAQEGVGLDVVVDALLRHRDADGRPG